Proteins from a single region of Siphonobacter curvatus:
- a CDS encoding aldo/keto reductase — MEYRTLGNTGFKIPVLSFGTATFGGGTEFFKAWGNTQLEEASRMVNLCLDAGVTLFDTANVYSRGMSEEILGQALSGIRHQALISTKATFKMGDGPNDFGSSRYHLVKACEDSLRRLRTDYIDIYHMHGFDAHTPVEETLHALNDLVESGKVRYIACSNFSGWHLMKSLSVSERYGWSKYVAHQAHYSLISREFEWELMPLGIDQKIGTIVWSPLSAGRLGGKYRRDNPLPADSRLAQGGGEGPTIPDDFLYNLLDVLDEVAAETEKSVAQVALNWLLQRPTVCNIVIGARTPEQLQQNLASVGWNLSPEQVKKLDAASDRYPVYPYWHQRKSPQLNPLPV, encoded by the coding sequence ATGGAATACAGAACCTTAGGAAACACTGGTTTTAAAATCCCCGTCCTGAGTTTTGGTACGGCTACGTTTGGCGGCGGAACTGAGTTTTTCAAGGCCTGGGGTAATACCCAACTGGAAGAAGCCAGTCGGATGGTAAACCTTTGCCTCGACGCAGGAGTCACCCTCTTTGATACGGCTAACGTTTACTCCCGGGGCATGTCCGAGGAAATTCTAGGACAGGCCTTGTCGGGTATTCGGCATCAGGCACTGATTTCTACGAAAGCCACGTTCAAAATGGGCGATGGCCCGAACGACTTCGGCTCCTCGCGGTATCATCTAGTCAAGGCCTGCGAAGACAGTCTGCGTCGGCTGCGTACTGATTATATCGATATTTACCACATGCACGGCTTTGACGCCCATACGCCAGTAGAGGAAACGCTGCACGCGTTGAATGATCTCGTTGAAAGTGGGAAGGTTCGGTACATTGCCTGTTCCAATTTTTCGGGTTGGCATTTAATGAAATCGCTCTCCGTTTCGGAACGCTACGGCTGGTCGAAATACGTGGCTCATCAGGCCCATTATTCCCTGATCAGTCGGGAATTTGAGTGGGAACTCATGCCGCTGGGTATCGATCAGAAGATTGGCACCATCGTCTGGAGTCCGCTATCCGCCGGGCGACTGGGTGGTAAGTACCGCCGGGATAATCCCCTCCCCGCCGATAGCCGCCTTGCTCAGGGCGGTGGTGAAGGACCAACCATTCCCGATGATTTTCTATATAATCTGCTCGATGTACTCGACGAGGTAGCCGCTGAAACCGAAAAATCGGTCGCTCAGGTTGCTCTAAACTGGCTCTTACAGCGACCCACCGTTTGTAACATCGTCATCGGAGCCCGTACGCCCGAACAACTCCAGCAAAACCTGGCGTCTGTGGGTTGGAATTTGTCCCCGGAGCAAGTCAAGAAACTCGATGCTGCCAGTGATCGATATCCCGTGTATCCGTACTGGCACCAGCGAAAATCACCACAACTGAATCCATTGCCCGTATGA